Proteins encoded in a region of the Deinococcus fonticola genome:
- a CDS encoding ABC transporter ATP-binding protein, with the protein MTVSSADVLSQVQHKSAVALELQGITKRFPLVLANDNISLSVNWGSVHALCGENGAGKSTLMKIVYGAQPPTSGRIIVDGESVVFSSPAEAIARGIGMVFQHFQLVDTLTVTENVILGAEPTQGTSINYGAARRRVAELVKQFNFDLDPDALVGDLPVGRQQKVEILKTLYRGARILILDEPTAVLTPSETDELFEFLKGQYAASGNAVIFISHKLHEVLHISDTISVIRDGRMIGTIPAAGATTETLAKMMVGRDVSLKVDKTPAHPTEVALDVQNLVVKGEHKNAVDGVSFQVRAGEIVGIAGVEGNGQSELVEAITGLKTYQAGQITYLGRPAHGVRGVEAAGVSHIPEDRNERGLVLDMSTAENYILGEHDDAPYAGRFGFLNLDLIEKTARELSEEYDVRPRSTSLPAGNYSGGNAQKLIVAREMHRRPRILVASQPTRGVDIGAIEFIHGSIVKARDEGLAVLLISADLGEVMNLSDRILVMYEGRIAGEVEAAQATETQLGLMMTGSAAPA; encoded by the coding sequence ATGACCGTTTCTTCTGCCGATGTGCTGAGCCAGGTGCAGCACAAGTCCGCGGTGGCCCTGGAGTTGCAGGGCATCACGAAGCGTTTTCCGCTGGTGCTGGCGAACGACAACATCAGCCTGAGCGTGAACTGGGGCAGTGTGCACGCGCTGTGCGGTGAAAACGGGGCCGGCAAAAGCACCCTGATGAAAATTGTCTATGGGGCGCAGCCGCCGACCAGCGGGCGGATCATCGTGGACGGCGAGAGCGTGGTGTTCAGCAGCCCGGCCGAGGCCATCGCGCGCGGCATCGGCATGGTGTTTCAGCACTTTCAACTGGTCGACACGCTGACTGTGACGGAAAATGTGATCCTGGGCGCCGAGCCGACCCAGGGCACCAGCATCAACTATGGCGCGGCGCGGCGGCGCGTGGCCGAATTGGTGAAACAGTTCAACTTCGACCTCGACCCGGACGCGCTGGTGGGCGACCTGCCGGTGGGCCGCCAGCAGAAGGTGGAAATCCTGAAGACGCTGTACCGCGGGGCACGCATTCTGATTCTGGACGAACCGACGGCGGTGCTGACGCCCAGCGAAACCGACGAACTGTTCGAGTTTCTCAAGGGACAGTATGCCGCGAGCGGCAATGCCGTGATCTTCATTTCTCACAAGTTGCACGAGGTGCTGCACATCTCGGACACCATCTCGGTGATCCGCGACGGCCGCATGATCGGCACCATTCCGGCGGCGGGCGCCACCACCGAGACGCTGGCGAAGATGATGGTGGGCCGCGACGTGAGCCTGAAGGTGGACAAGACCCCGGCCCACCCCACCGAGGTGGCGCTGGACGTGCAGAACCTGGTGGTGAAGGGCGAACACAAGAACGCGGTGGACGGCGTGAGTTTCCAGGTGCGCGCCGGCGAGATCGTGGGGATTGCCGGGGTCGAGGGCAACGGGCAGAGCGAACTGGTCGAGGCCATCACCGGCCTGAAAACCTACCAGGCGGGCCAGATCACCTACCTGGGCCGCCCGGCGCACGGGGTGCGGGGCGTGGAGGCGGCGGGCGTGTCGCACATTCCCGAAGACCGCAACGAGCGCGGCCTGGTGCTGGACATGAGCACTGCCGAGAACTACATCCTGGGCGAACACGATGACGCGCCTTATGCCGGCCGTTTCGGCTTCCTGAACCTCGACCTGATCGAGAAGACGGCCCGTGAGCTGTCCGAGGAGTACGACGTGAGGCCGCGCAGCACCTCGCTGCCGGCCGGCAACTACTCCGGCGGCAACGCACAGAAACTGATCGTGGCCCGTGAAATGCACCGCCGGCCCAGGATTCTGGTCGCCAGCCAGCCCACGCGCGGGGTGGACATCGGGGCCATCGAGTTTATTCACGGCAGCATCGTGAAAGCGCGCGACGAGGGCCTGGCGGTGCTGCTGATCAGCGCCGACCTGGGCGAGGTGATGAACCTCTCGGACCGCATTCTGGTGATGTACGAGGGCCGCATTGCCGGCGAGGTGGAAGCCGCGCAGGCCACCGAAACGCAGCTGGGCCTGATGATGACCGGCAGCGCTGCGCCCGCCTGA
- a CDS encoding 23S rRNA (cytosine(2499)-C(5))-methyltransferase, which produces MPAQPAPGSSRLRLRVTNAAESHIRAGHPWVYESSVREQNRPGEAGELAVIYDRRDRFLAIGLYDPASPLRVRVLHAGAPVNIDTAWWAARLDSALARRAALFGAVAEDHATNGFRLINGESDGFPGLVLDRYAQVLVMKVYTAAWFPVLPLLLDLLAERFSGFAVVLRLSRNIQEQAAKVALMDGAVLLGDVPDGPVIFKESGLHFEADVRRGQKTGFFLDQRENRRRVETFAAGRRVLNAFSFSGGFSLYAARGGATEVVSVDISPHALEGARRNFQLNPGLRARHETVQADVFDWLGTTPRQFDLVILDPPSLARRESERAGAIRAYAKLATDGLSKLAPGGILISASCSAHVSADEFFQAVRTAARRTGRSVRELRTSRHAPDHHASFPEAEYLKAIYLRVE; this is translated from the coding sequence TTGCCCGCCCAGCCCGCCCCCGGTTCGTCCCGCCTGCGCCTGCGCGTCACGAACGCCGCCGAGTCGCATATCCGGGCCGGTCACCCTTGGGTGTACGAATCGAGCGTCCGCGAGCAGAACCGCCCCGGCGAAGCGGGCGAACTGGCCGTCATCTACGACCGCCGTGACCGTTTTCTGGCGATCGGCCTGTACGACCCGGCGTCGCCGCTGCGGGTGCGGGTGCTGCACGCGGGGGCTCCGGTCAACATCGATACGGCGTGGTGGGCTGCCCGGCTCGACAGTGCGCTGGCTCGCCGCGCGGCGCTGTTCGGCGCGGTGGCCGAGGATCACGCCACCAACGGCTTCCGGCTGATCAACGGTGAATCGGACGGGTTTCCGGGCCTGGTGCTCGACCGCTACGCGCAGGTGCTGGTCATGAAGGTGTACACGGCGGCGTGGTTCCCAGTGTTGCCGCTGCTGCTCGACTTGCTGGCAGAGCGCTTTTCCGGCTTCGCAGTGGTGCTGCGCCTCAGCCGCAACATTCAGGAACAGGCGGCCAAGGTGGCCCTGATGGACGGCGCGGTGCTGCTGGGAGACGTGCCTGATGGCCCGGTCATCTTCAAGGAATCCGGCCTGCACTTCGAGGCCGACGTGCGCCGGGGGCAGAAAACCGGGTTTTTTCTGGATCAGCGCGAGAACCGCCGCCGGGTCGAAACCTTCGCGGCGGGCCGGCGCGTCCTGAACGCCTTCTCGTTCAGCGGAGGGTTCAGCCTGTACGCGGCCCGTGGCGGCGCCACCGAGGTCGTCAGCGTGGACATCAGCCCGCACGCCCTGGAAGGAGCGCGGCGCAACTTCCAGTTAAATCCTGGCCTGCGTGCCCGGCATGAAACCGTGCAGGCCGACGTGTTCGACTGGCTGGGGACCACCCCGCGTCAGTTCGACTTGGTGATCCTCGACCCGCCCTCGCTGGCCCGCCGCGAAAGCGAACGCGCAGGAGCCATTCGTGCCTACGCGAAACTCGCCACCGACGGCCTCAGTAAACTGGCGCCGGGGGGAATCCTGATCAGCGCCTCGTGCAGCGCCCACGTCAGCGCCGACGAGTTCTTCCAGGCTGTGCGCACCGCCGCCCGCCGCACCGGACGCTCCGTGCGTGAACTGCGCACCAGTCGCCACGCGCCCGACCATCACGCCAGCTTCCCTGAGGCCGAATACCTGAAAGCCATCTACCTGCGAGTCGAATAA